GACCCTGTGGCGAGGGAGCTTGCTCCCGTTCGAGTGCGCAGCACTCGCAATTTTTGGGTCCGCTTCGCAGACCAACGGGAGCAAGCTCACTCGCCACAGGGATGTGCGATTAACAATGTTCATCGCTGCGCAACCTCATGCTCGCTGGCGCTTGCCGTATCAATCCTCGCCTCCACCGACATCCCCACCCGCAACCGCTCGGCCAGTGGTTGCCCTGGCTCCAGAATGATTTTCACCGGAATCCGTTGCACAACCTTGGTGAAGTTGCCGGTGGCGTTGTCCGGTTTGACCGAGGCGAAGGTCACGCCCGTAGCCGGTGCGATGCTCTCGACGCGGCCGCGCAGGGCTTCGCCGCCGAGGCTGTCGACGTGCACTTGCACGCTCTGCCCCGGCTGTACGTCAGTCAGTTGGGTTTCCTGAAAATTGGCAACCACATACGCCCGCTCCAACGGCACCACGGCCAGAATCTTGCTGCCCGGCGTGACATAGGCGCCGACCCGCACCGCGCGCTCGCCGACCATGCCGTCCTGGGGCGCAACAATGCGCGTATACGACAGCTCATAGCTGGCCATTTCCAGCGCCGCTTGCGCTCGTTTCAGCCCACCTTCGGCCGCATCACGCTGGGCGGTCAGGATCTCAACCTGCTTGCGTTCCGCTGCCAGCACCGCCGTGGCATTGGCCAAGCGAGCGGAGGCCTGATCGATGCGCGTGCGCGCTTGCTGAGCATTCTGCACCGTGCCGGCGCCTACGCCGGCGAGATGGTTGTAGCGGTTCAATTCATGCTCGGCGAAGGCCATTTCAGCCTTCGCTGAAACCACCGTGGCCTGGGCCTGAGCGATCACCGATGTCTGACGCTCCAGGGTGGCCCGAGCGTTCTGCAACTGCGCCCTGGCCACCAGGGTTTCCGCGTCGGCGGCCTCAGCGGCAGCGCGTAGATCGCGGTCGTCGATCAACGCCAGTAGCTGCCCGGCCTTGACCAACTGGTTGTCTTCCACCAGCACGTCCTTGATGAACCCCGCCACGCGCGGCGCCACCCGTGTGAAGTCCGCCGAGACGAAAGCATCGTTTGTGCTCTGCTGTGTACGCTTACCGAACACGCCCGGCGCCAGCAGATAAATCAACACGCCGAGCGCCATCACTGCGGCAATGCCGACAGCGAGTTTTTGCTTTGATTGAGTCGTCATAAAAACCTTCTGTTTCAGTGAAGCATTCAAGTCGGCGCGCGCGGTGGATAGATCCGCGTCGGCAGCCAGAAAATCAGCAGGATCAGCGTCACGGCGACACCGGCCATGCACAGATAAAGATCGGAGGACGTCAGCACCAGGGCCTGTTGATGCAGTCGATGAGCCAGGCCCGCGCTGTCGCTGTCGACCAGAGGTGAATTACCGAGATTGTCCACCAGCATGGTCGAGTGGAAATGCAGCCTTGCGGTGGTCAGCGACTCGATCACACCGGTGGCAATCACCGCCGCCAGGCCTTTCACGGTATTGAACCAGGCCGAAGCGAACGGCCCTTCCATCGGAGTGATGCTGCCGGTAGAGAGCATCAACAGCGGTAGCACGGCCATGGGCTGACCGAAAATCTGCAGCCATTGCAGGACGTAGAAATCGTCGCGAATCCACGCCGACGTCAGCTGCGAACCACCGAGGCAAGACAGCGCCAGCATGCTCAGGCCGATCCCCAGCACCCAGCGGCAATCGACCCAACGCAGGTTGCACAGTGCCGCCACCAACGGCAGCGCGATCAACTGTGGCAGTGCCGCCAGCAGCATGATCGGCGCGGTCTGCACCGGGCGATAACCCTGGACCTGAGCCAGGTAACTGGAGGGAATGAGAACCACCGCGAGCAACACCACCAGTACGCCGGCCAGCGTCAACAGCGCGAACGACAGGTTACGGATACCGAGCATCTGTAACTTGAAGAACGGAATCGGCTGCGACCATTCATTGATCAAAAACAGCACCAGCAACAGCAGCCCGCCGCCGAGCAGTCCACAGATCAGACTCGACTCGAACCAGTCCAGCCGATTGCCTTGCAGGATGCCGATCACCAACATGCAGATCGCCGGAAAGCCCAGCAGCAAGCCACGCCAGTTGAACTGCTTGAAGCGTTCCAGCCGCAGCGGATCCTGGGGCAAACCGTAAGCCACCGCCGCCATGGCAATCAGGCACGGCACGACGATTTGCCAGAAGGTCCATTGCCAGCCGACGTACTCGGTCCACAACCCGGCCAGCGGCGTGCCGAGACCGGGGCCGAAGGTGGCCGTCAGGGCATAACCGGCCAGGCCATAGAGTTTCACGTTGGCCGGCAGAAACCGCAGGGCGACGGTCATCAGCATCGGCGGCAACGCGCCGCCGGCCAGGCCTTGCAAGGTGCGCATGACCAGCAAGCTTTCGTAATTCGGGGCGAACGGGCACAACACACCCAACAGGGTGAACGCGCTGATCGCGTACAGGGTGAAGCGCCGCAACGAAAACGTCACCGAACACCAAGGGGCAAACGCCATGGCGGCCACCGAGGTTGCGGTATAACTCGCGACCAGCCAGGTGCCTTCGTCGTAACCGATGGCCAACGCGCCGCGAATATCGGCCAGGGCGACCTTGGTCACCATCTCGTTCAGGCCTGACACCAACACCGCCAGCAACACGCCCACCAGACCGATGATGATTCGCGGGCCGAAGACCGGTGGCGCGACGGCGGCCGCTGGTTTGGCCGCGGCGAGAGGCGCCGTGACCGTGAGGGAAGTCATGTACTGCAAGCTCCGGAAGGGGAATACCGAAGCATTTTAGGGAGCGTGGAAGCTTACGAAAATTGACTTATTGGCAGCTTATAAGTGCGTTCTATGCAGCAATTAACTCCGGAAAACGACACAGATCCCTGTGGGAGCGGGCTTGCCCGCGAAGAGGCCATCACCTTCGACATAAATGCTGACTGACACACCGCTTTCGCGGGCAAGCCCGCTCCCACAGGGGCCGGTGATCAGCCTCAGATTGGCTGTGCAGCCAACCAGGTCTCATCACAACAGGCCTTGAGGGTTTCGCGCATCCAGCGATGCGCCGGGTCCTTGTCGAAACGCGGATGCCAGGCCTGGGTCAGCATCAGGGTCGGCAACGGAATCGGCAGGGTGAACGAGCGCAGTTTCAAGCCCAGGCGCCGCACGCTCAGCAATGCCTCCTTGGGCACCGGCAGGATCAGGTCGGAATCCGGCAAGGCGAACATCGCCGCATGGAAACTCGGCGCAATCACCGCCACCCGCCGCTCCAGCCCCAAGGCGTTGAGCGCCGTGTCGATCGGCCCGCGGGCAATCCCCCGGCGCGACATGCTGATATGGGAAAAACCGGCGTACCGTTCGGCGGTGATTTCTTCATCGAACAGTGGGTGATCTTCACGCACCAGCCCGACAAAGTGGGTGGAGAACAGGTTCTGCACCTTCACTTCCGGCATCAGCGGTCGATTGTTGCTGACGCTCAGATCGATGCGTCCTTCGCGCAAGGCTTCGTCGTCTCCATCGCCCTCGGGGACAAAGCGCAATTCGCAATGCGGGGCCTGGCGTTCCATCGTGTCGAATAGCTTGCCGCCGTAGACGCCAACAAAGAAATCATTGGCGCGAATGCTGAACCGTCGGCGCAAACTGCCCAGATCCACATCATCGGCGGAGCGGAATAACAACGCGGCCTGCTCCACCAGGTTCCGCACTTGCTCGCGCAACTCCAGCGCCTTGGGCGTCGGCACCAGACCACGACCGGCGCGCACCAGAATCGGATCGCCGATGGCCTCGCGAATCCGCGTCAGCGTCCGGCTCATCGCCGCCGGACTGAGGTTCATCCGCCGCGCAGCGCCCACCACACTGCCCTCATCGAGCAAGGCGTCGAGGGCGACCAACAGGTTCATGTCCGGGAGTTGCATGCTGAGCACTCGTGTCTGATCTGGATTGATTCAGACGCAATGCTAGCAAACATCCTCCTGACTGATGTATTGGCAGGTCTGGCGCCATCGCGGGCAAGCCCGCTCCCACAGGGTTCTGTGTCGAACACATAGTCCGCATCCACTGAAGATCACTGTGGGAGCGGGCTTGCCCGCGATGGGCATAGGTATCTACACATCTCTAAAGTCTTCGGCTGGCCACCCAGCCGATGGCCTCTTTAGCAAAACCCGCCAGTTCCTGGGGCGTGTATTGCTCCAATGTCTCGCACATGGCCAAAAGCATGTAT
This genomic stretch from Pseudomonas wuhanensis harbors:
- a CDS encoding HlyD family secretion protein, producing MTTQSKQKLAVGIAAVMALGVLIYLLAPGVFGKRTQQSTNDAFVSADFTRVAPRVAGFIKDVLVEDNQLVKAGQLLALIDDRDLRAAAEAADAETLVARAQLQNARATLERQTSVIAQAQATVVSAKAEMAFAEHELNRYNHLAGVGAGTVQNAQQARTRIDQASARLANATAVLAAERKQVEILTAQRDAAEGGLKRAQAALEMASYELSYTRIVAPQDGMVGERAVRVGAYVTPGSKILAVVPLERAYVVANFQETQLTDVQPGQSVQVHVDSLGGEALRGRVESIAPATGVTFASVKPDNATGNFTKVVQRIPVKIILEPGQPLAERLRVGMSVEARIDTASASEHEVAQR
- a CDS encoding MFS transporter; protein product: MTSLTVTAPLAAAKPAAAVAPPVFGPRIIIGLVGVLLAVLVSGLNEMVTKVALADIRGALAIGYDEGTWLVASYTATSVAAMAFAPWCSVTFSLRRFTLYAISAFTLLGVLCPFAPNYESLLVMRTLQGLAGGALPPMLMTVALRFLPANVKLYGLAGYALTATFGPGLGTPLAGLWTEYVGWQWTFWQIVVPCLIAMAAVAYGLPQDPLRLERFKQFNWRGLLLGFPAICMLVIGILQGNRLDWFESSLICGLLGGGLLLLVLFLINEWSQPIPFFKLQMLGIRNLSFALLTLAGVLVVLLAVVLIPSSYLAQVQGYRPVQTAPIMLLAALPQLIALPLVAALCNLRWVDCRWVLGIGLSMLALSCLGGSQLTSAWIRDDFYVLQWLQIFGQPMAVLPLLMLSTGSITPMEGPFASAWFNTVKGLAAVIATGVIESLTTARLHFHSTMLVDNLGNSPLVDSDSAGLAHRLHQQALVLTSSDLYLCMAGVAVTLILLIFWLPTRIYPPRAPT
- a CDS encoding LysR family transcriptional regulator, producing the protein MQLPDMNLLVALDALLDEGSVVGAARRMNLSPAAMSRTLTRIREAIGDPILVRAGRGLVPTPKALELREQVRNLVEQAALLFRSADDVDLGSLRRRFSIRANDFFVGVYGGKLFDTMERQAPHCELRFVPEGDGDDEALREGRIDLSVSNNRPLMPEVKVQNLFSTHFVGLVREDHPLFDEEITAERYAGFSHISMSRRGIARGPIDTALNALGLERRVAVIAPSFHAAMFALPDSDLILPVPKEALLSVRRLGLKLRSFTLPIPLPTLMLTQAWHPRFDKDPAHRWMRETLKACCDETWLAAQPI